The Kiritimatiellia bacterium DNA segment CGGCGTCCGAGCACCACCGGACCGAGCAGGCCGGAGGGCAACAGCGGCGTTCCCGGCCGGTCAGGGTTCCAGGTGGTCCACGTCTGCCGCTGTTCGGGCGGCGGCGCGGCGTCCGCAATCAGCCGGTTGGGCCACAGGTTCGCCACCTCGATTTCGAGGTCGTTTGGTCCCTCGCGCAACGCGCTGGTAAGCTCGACGCGGAACGGCGGCGTCCACACCACGCCGACTTCTCGCCCGTTGCATCGCACGCGTGCGATCACCTCGACGCGACCGAGATCCAAATACCAGCGCGCCCCCGGCTGGATCGACTCCACCGGCAACCGCACCTGTTGCCGGTATGTCGCGACGTCGGCGAAGTGACGGATGCGTTCGTGGGGGTGTTCGTTCCCCGCCTGGAGCGCCTCGAACACCCCGGCCGCCGGCGCACCCCGGCCGGGCTGGAAGGCGACCTGCCAGGGACTGTCCAGTTGCAGCACCGGTTCGGGCGCGCCGTCGAGGGGGGCGCCTCCGCTGCTGGGCGGCGGGCCCCCGGCGAGTACGATGAACACCGAGCCGTGTGGCGCCAGTTTCAGCGGCACACGCAGGCGAGCGTCGGGTTCGGTCGCCGCAGTAAGGTCGACGATGCGGCCGTCCTGCGGGTCCCACAGCGACACGTGTGGGGCCTAAGCTCGGAGGCGACAGTTCGCGCAAACCGCGGAAGGAGCCGGGTTCGCGACGAAGTAGATGCCGATGCCGCCCCTTCGGTGGTGAAAGTGGCGCAGTGGTATGTCCGACTCGAAATCCGGCAACACACCGATCTCCGACAGCACCGGGGCGGCTCGTTCGTAGGGCGGATAGGGCGGTGGAACTCGGAGCGCGAAATCGCGGCTTGCACTTCGGCCCGACGGGGGCGTGCCGGAAGGGCCGATCGGGCGCGCCCGAACCCAAGGGCCCTCGGGCTGGGTGGAGCACTCTCAGGATGAGTCGGTGGAGACGACGCGGCGCCGTCCGTCCGGATAGCTGAACTCGAGCGTCGCGTTCAGGCCAGCGAGGTTGGAGCCGTCCCCGCCGTTGGTGGCCACGATCTCAACGAGATTAGTTCTCGGCCGGAGTCTGGCCAATACGTCCATCGCCACCAACTCAAGGAAGGTGGCCTCCTTCCCGACCGTCCGGCCGTTGACCAGGGCGCGAAACGCGTTGTCCGCGGTGGCGATGAGTCGCGCGGGCAAGGGGCGAGAAGCCTCCTCAAGGGCAAGGCAGAAACGGAAATGGCGCCGCCCCGGCGGCGCTCGCATCGGATCGGTTTCGGGAGACCAGGTCCACTGGCTGGCGGCATCCAGACGGCGGGTGACGGTTGGGGGCGCCGCCGGAGTGGGTGTGGAGCGCGGCGGCGCGAGCAGCCGTCCGCGCCCGACACGCCGCCAGGTCGGTTGTGTCAGTCGCGCGACGCCCGAGAGCTCGTCGGCGATCTCGCGCACCTTTGCGTCCGCGGGCGCCCCGCCGGCGCGTGAGGGCGAGGCGAGCGGGCGCGGCCCCATGGCAGTGGCGGCGTTGCGCACCAGCGAGCGGACCGTCTCCACGAGCTCCAGCGTCATCGATTCCGTTTCGGGCAGCACGAGCAGCGCGTACTCCGCACCCCCCTCAAAGGCGATTCGCCCGTTGCGAACGCGCGCGCCGGCGCAGCGTTGCCGGGTCGCACCCCCCAAACGCGTGGGCGCGGAACGACGGCATTTCCGGGTCGCCCCCGAGCGCGGTGGGGGGCGGGCGGAACACCTGCGGCGCGCCTTCCGGCACGAGGTAGAGAAGAGAATGTCCCCCACCGGCGCGCCGAGGCGTAGCAGGTGCTGGCAGCGGGCGATGTAGCGGTGATATGCGAACGACATGACCCACCACGTCTGGGTCTATTGGCAGTGAACGCCGTAGGGGCCCATCGTCATGCCCGGCCAGCGGTCGGGGTGCGGCTGATGCGCGAAGGTTGCACAAGAGGAGCCGGTTGAGGCCGATGGGGAACGCCGAGTCGGTTTGCCCCTTCATCGCGCCGGGGTGCAGTCGCCAGTCCTTGCCCGGCGTGGCGGTGAACGATTCGGCCGCGACAATCGGCCGGCCCATTCTGTGGGCGATGGAGACCGCCTCGATGCAGTTGTAGACCGTGTTGAAACCGTAGCCGACGGCCCAGAATTCTCCCCGGGGAATGTACGCGACGGAGCCCAGAAACAGGTCCACGCAGAGATTCATGTCGTACGGCTCGATGGAGAGCTGCAACCTGTGCCGGTGAGCCATCTCCCGAAGCACGCCCACGTGATGACCCACCACGAACTCCTGCGCGGTCTACCGCGGGTCCCAAAGGAACTTCTCCGTCTCTACCGCTCTGTGGACCACACAGCCGTCCAACGCGGGTAGGAACGGCAAAAAATCGTAACCGCGCCATCGCCGGAAGTCGACTGACCAATTCTGCGAGCTCATCTCCGCCCTATCTATCGAAAGTGCAGCGTGGTCAGGCCGACGCCGCGGGGGCGGCGCTCCCGCATCTCGAGGAGCGGTCGGGGAAAGTTCGTGAAGTGCGGTTCGAGGGGGGGCCGACTGAACTTGTCCGTCTCCCAACCTACTCCCGGCTCGGGCGCGGGGCGGGTGGTTTGGCCGGTCAGCGTGCGGCCGAACCAAAGCACGGTCCGTGAGCCGGGGGGCACCTCCCACTCCAGGCCTCCCTCCTGCCGCAGCTGGTCGCTGAGGTCGAGCCCACGATCGGCGGGGTGCACTGCTGCGGCGGGACCGGCGGCGCAGCCGCGGGTCGGCCAGCCGCGCCAGCACGCCCGGCTGCGACGAAAACGGAGCGCGGTGATCAAGGGCCTTTTTCTCCGCGTCCGGTATCCGCGCCTCACCCTCCGGTATGGGGAACGCAAGCAGGGCGACGTCTTGGTAGAACTCGCGCGATGTCGTGCGAAGGTGCGGCGGCAGCGTGCGCTCACCGAAAAAGGACGGTCTTGGTCGGGGACTGGGCAGTACCACGCATACTCGCGCCGGACCGGCGAGGCTGATGGAGGCGGCTACCAGCTGCTACATCGCCTGGTCCGGCGAAACCCTGAGCCACCGGTTCCACACCAGCCCGGTCCGGTGCCGAGCGCGATTTCCAGGCCGAGCCGTCCTGCTTCTCGCACCGCGTGACCGATGCCGGCCCGATGCATCGTCTCGGGATCGGCGGTCTTCGCCTCGCGGGAGAGGTTGCCGACCATGAACTACCAGTACACCCAGGGGTGGGCAGCATCGGGTGGCTCTCGGAACTGTCAGGCGTGCGCACGGATGGGCAAAACATCATTCGCGGCGGAGGCGCTCGCCAGCAGAGCTGTGAAGCCGGCACGAAGGCGGCGGGCGGGCGACGTGGTGGACACCCGACATGGGGTGATGATGGTGCACGCGGACGCCGGACTCCGGAGACGGTGCGGGGAACCGGGGTCCGTCAGGGCGAGCGAATCGAGAACTCGCCGTCGTACTCTCGCCAGTCCCAATCCGAGACCCGCACCCGGATCACGGTGAGCCGGGCGGTGACCACATCCACGTCCCATGCCGCGTGGCGCGGGCCCTCGCGCTGGTCGAGTACGACCCGGTGCAGACCGGGGCGCAGGTCCCAGGCGGCATCGTCGTAGCGGTCGAGCAGGCCGGCGTCGCCGCCGTTGATGTACACCCGGATGCGGTCGCCGGTGAAGTTGTCGAGAATCAGGCTGCCGTAGCCGGCGGGCGGGGTGTGGTCGTAGTCTCGCTCCTCGCAGCCGCCCGCCAGCAGCAGCGCCAGCAGCGTCACTGCTGCGAACCCCACGCGGCTGGTTCGTGCGCCAGACATTGCCGAATGCCTCCGGGATCACTGTACGCCCGATTTGCGGCCGGGCCAAGTGGGCTCAGCCAGGTCGGCAAGGATTGCGGAGGAGGGGGGGGCTCCGGCATAACAGGAGCGGAAACCGACCGGTAATGCTGCCGAAGATCCGCGATGTCGTGTGGGTGTTTGATTGCGAGTGGGTGCCCGATCCGGCTGCCGGCCGGCTGCTGTACGGATTGGCGTCCACCGCGACCGATGCGGAGGTGCTCGCCGAGATGTGGCGCCGGAATGGCGCGACCGATGAGAATCCGTTTCCGTTTCTGAAGTATGCTCTCTGCCGGCTGGTCAGCATCGCGGTGGTCGAGCGGCGGGTGAAGAAGGGCGCGGACCCCGCGGTCACGCTACTGTGGTTGCCGCGCCAGCCCGAAGACCCGGCGCAGGCGGCCGAGCCGGACATGCTGCGCAAGTTTCTCGAGGCGGTGGGTCGGCACCGGCCGCAGCTGGTCGGCTTCAATTCGCAAGGGTCGGACTTGCGGGTGTTGCTGCAGCGCGCGGTGGTGCACGGCCTGCCGTTGCCGGAGTTCTGTCGCCGGCCGCAGAAACCGTGGGACGAGGAGCCGGATTATCTCGCGCGGTTCAATCAAAACCCCTGGAACGTGGACCTGC contains these protein-coding regions:
- a CDS encoding glycosyl hydrolase, with the translated sequence MSFAYHRYIARCQHLLRLGAPVGDILFSTSCRKARRRCSARPPPRSGATRKCRRSAPTRLGGATRQRCAGARVRNGRIAFEGGAEYALLVLPETESMTLELVETVRSLVRNAATAMGPRPLASPSRAGGAPADAKVREIADELSGVARLTQPTWRRVGRGRLLAPPRSTPTPAAPPTVTRRLDAASQWTWSPETDPMRAPPGRRHFRFCLALEEASRPLPARLIATADNAFRALVNGRTVGKEATFLELVAMDVLARLRPRTNLVEIVATNGGDGSNLAGLNATLEFSYPDGRRRVVSTDSS
- a CDS encoding glycosyl hydrolase, whose protein sequence is MITALRFRRSRACWRGWPTRGCAAGPAAAVHPADRGLDLSDQLRQEGGLEWEVPPGSRTVLWFGRTLTGQTTRPAPEPGVGWETDKFSRPPLEPHFTNFPRPLLEMRERRPRGVGLTTLHFR
- a CDS encoding 3'-5' exonuclease yields the protein MLPKIRDVVWVFDCEWVPDPAAGRLLYGLASTATDAEVLAEMWRRNGATDENPFPFLKYALCRLVSIAVVERRVKKGADPAVTLLWLPRQPEDPAQAAEPDMLRKFLEAVGRHRPQLVGFNSQGSDLRVLLQRAVVHGLPLPEFCRRPQKPWDEEPDYLARFNQNPWNVDLLETLGGGSRAATPSLHEIAVQCGIPGKFDAEGPQVAHLWLAGQWPAVIRYNCCDAISTYLLWLRMAFVGGLFDRDQYELEQELVREMLMNLAEQPDGEWAERYLDEWQRLEEATGQL